Proteins from a single region of Nitrososphaerales archaeon:
- a CDS encoding orotidine 5'-phosphate decarboxylase, whose translation MVLALDFTDPFSTRLARARSVLDEVKGSVAAVKVNHHLLLPFGLEGLRDVIAACKQEELPLIADLKMNDVESTNLSIVNALFSYGFDAVIANPFVGYREGLGRAIAEVHSLRGGVLLLVYMSHAGAREGYSLRLSDGTPIYRVFAKRARDWGADGVIVSAKSPRKVMEVRNLVGAACLIFSPGVGAQGGSAKGPIPAGADFLIVGRSITGATNPRNIVRKLNGG comes from the coding sequence GTGGTCTTAGCCCTCGATTTCACGGACCCGTTCTCGACGCGCCTGGCGAGGGCACGCTCAGTGCTGGACGAGGTGAAGGGATCGGTCGCCGCCGTCAAGGTGAACCATCACCTGCTCCTCCCGTTCGGGCTGGAGGGTCTGAGGGACGTAATCGCCGCCTGCAAGCAAGAGGAGCTTCCTTTGATTGCAGACCTGAAGATGAACGACGTCGAGTCGACCAACCTCAGCATCGTGAACGCGCTCTTCTCATATGGATTCGACGCGGTCATAGCGAATCCATTCGTGGGATACAGGGAAGGGCTCGGTAGGGCAATCGCCGAAGTTCATTCTTTGAGGGGAGGGGTGCTCCTCCTCGTGTACATGAGCCACGCCGGCGCAAGAGAAGGATATTCATTGCGTCTTTCGGATGGGACGCCAATCTACAGGGTGTTCGCAAAGAGGGCCAGAGACTGGGGCGCGGACGGGGTAATCGTCTCAGCCAAATCACCGCGCAAAGTCATGGAGGTCAGGAATCTGGTCGGGGCTGCTTGCCTCATCTTCTCGCCCGGGGTCGGTGCCCAGGGTGGGAGCGCGAAGGGACCTATTCCCGCAGGGGCCGACTTCCTCATAGTGGGGCGGTCGATAACAGGGGCGACCAACCCTCGCAATATCGTGAGAAAGCTTAACGGGGGATAG
- a CDS encoding dihydroorotate dehydrogenase, with protein MSITALEATVGNLKLENPTVLASGVQGPSLLRTLEALRLGAGAAVTKSVGPRRREGYADPVTATTDSGLVNAVGLPNPGAEAFARELASVKARSPPLIVSVFGASGGEFGGVVSALDGNNFLAYELNLSCPHVEGVGTEVGHDPELVADVVKLVKRRTSKNVFVKLSPNTEKLLEVARAAVDAGADGLTATNTVRAMTIDIESERPGLSNVFGGLSGGAIRPIALRCVYELHRSLDVPIMGCGGVSTWEHAVQFILAGASAVQIGTATLQRYDIFNEVNLGITSYMERKGVSGLDELVGRAHERS; from the coding sequence TTGAGCATAACCGCCCTCGAGGCTACCGTGGGAAATCTGAAGCTCGAGAACCCCACTGTGCTTGCGTCCGGGGTCCAGGGCCCCTCTCTCCTCCGGACGTTAGAAGCGCTGAGGCTGGGCGCGGGAGCGGCGGTGACCAAATCTGTCGGGCCTAGGCGGAGGGAGGGATACGCCGACCCTGTCACAGCGACGACAGATTCTGGGCTCGTGAACGCAGTTGGCCTGCCCAACCCTGGGGCGGAGGCATTCGCGCGGGAGCTCGCAAGCGTCAAGGCAAGGTCGCCCCCGCTGATCGTCTCTGTCTTCGGCGCGTCCGGCGGAGAGTTCGGAGGCGTCGTCTCGGCTCTGGACGGGAACAACTTCTTGGCGTACGAGCTGAACCTCAGCTGCCCGCACGTCGAGGGCGTCGGCACGGAGGTGGGCCACGACCCGGAGCTTGTGGCGGATGTCGTCAAATTGGTGAAGAGAAGGACTTCGAAGAATGTCTTCGTGAAACTATCTCCGAACACGGAGAAGCTGCTCGAAGTAGCAAGGGCAGCGGTGGACGCAGGGGCGGATGGCCTCACGGCGACAAACACCGTAAGGGCGATGACCATCGACATCGAGTCTGAAAGGCCCGGCCTCTCGAACGTGTTCGGAGGGCTGTCTGGAGGCGCGATCAGGCCCATCGCCCTCCGCTGCGTGTACGAGTTACACAGAAGTTTGGACGTCCCGATAATGGGCTGCGGTGGGGTCTCGACCTGGGAGCATGCGGTGCAGTTCATCCTGGCGGGAGCGAGCGCGGTGCAGATAGGAACTGCGACGCTGCAGAGGTACGACATATTCAACGAGGTCAATTTGGGCATAACATCATACATGGAAAGGAAGGGCGTTTCGGGCTTGGACGAGCTGGTGGGCCGAGCCCACGAGAGGTCCTGA
- the pyrE gene encoding orotate phosphoribosyltransferase, translating into MDKRSLAAALFRIGALRFGRFTLTSGKSSSYYLDLRIVPSYPEVYASVIDSYRALADTLGPGGFDAVAGVATAGLAFASPLAMQLGKPMVYVRSDEKSHGLGRRVEGALRPSWRALVVDDLATTGGSILSAVRALRSQGCEVGDAAVLVDRLEGGAAKLEAAGVKLWACVTVEEMLESLLEEGEVTKKDYEAALRQMRSGELTAD; encoded by the coding sequence ATGGACAAGAGGTCTCTTGCCGCTGCCCTGTTCAGAATAGGGGCGCTGCGCTTCGGGAGGTTCACACTCACCAGCGGGAAGAGCAGTTCCTACTATCTGGACCTGCGCATCGTCCCCAGCTACCCCGAGGTCTACGCCTCGGTGATTGACTCCTATCGCGCCCTGGCCGACACGTTGGGACCGGGAGGATTCGATGCCGTCGCCGGGGTGGCCACTGCAGGGCTGGCCTTCGCTTCTCCGCTGGCCATGCAGCTGGGCAAGCCGATGGTGTACGTCAGGAGCGATGAAAAGAGCCATGGTCTCGGGAGGAGGGTCGAGGGTGCGCTCAGGCCGTCCTGGAGGGCGCTCGTGGTGGACGACCTGGCCACCACCGGCGGGAGCATCCTGTCCGCTGTTCGGGCGCTGAGGAGCCAAGGATGCGAGGTGGGTGACGCGGCGGTCCTTGTCGACAGGCTGGAAGGGGGAGCCGCGAAACTCGAGGCTGCCGGCGTCAAACTGTGGGCATGTGTCACGGTCGAGGAGATGCTCGAATCACTACTGGAAGAAGGCGAAGTCACAAAGAAGGACTACGAAGCTGCGCTGCGCCAGATGCGCAGCGGGGAGCTGACTGCGGATTGA
- a CDS encoding SIMPL domain-containing protein (The SIMPL domain is named for its presence in mouse protein SIMPL (signalling molecule that associates with mouse pelle-like kinase). Bacterial member BP26, from Brucella, was shown to assemble into a channel-like structure, while YggE from E. coli has been associated with resistance to oxidative stress.), whose product MSNATGKGTQTLIAVGVIVLIALLATQTYALVVAGPWTGGSTSSRTVSVSGTGQVEIQPDRATLTIGVLTQATTAQTAVQENANTMSNVISALEGMGISNSSVQTTSYNIYPLTSYGNGTQKVTGYQVTNEVTVTVVASGQSLGQLGARAGQVIDTAASQGANEIYGIQFTASESALQQAQQTALKQAGQNASQQAHILASAMGVSITGVASATSSPTYTSPVYFAAVSALAAATPIVSPQSLTVTAMVQAVYSIG is encoded by the coding sequence ATGTCCAACGCAACAGGCAAGGGAACACAGACGCTGATAGCTGTGGGCGTAATCGTCTTAATTGCGCTCCTGGCCACCCAGACCTATGCACTAGTCGTAGCTGGGCCATGGACAGGCGGTAGCACGAGCAGCAGGACAGTATCCGTCTCGGGAACAGGCCAGGTCGAGATTCAACCAGACAGGGCGACCCTCACGATAGGGGTGCTGACCCAAGCAACCACAGCGCAGACAGCCGTCCAAGAGAATGCGAACACGATGAGCAACGTGATATCTGCGCTCGAGGGCATGGGCATAAGCAACAGCAGCGTCCAGACGACGTCCTACAACATCTATCCGCTGACGAGCTATGGCAACGGGACTCAGAAGGTCACTGGATACCAAGTGACTAACGAGGTGACTGTGACCGTGGTGGCTTCTGGCCAGAGCCTGGGCCAGCTTGGGGCGAGAGCGGGACAGGTGATTGACACGGCTGCCTCTCAGGGAGCAAACGAAATCTACGGAATTCAGTTTACTGCCTCGGAGAGCGCACTCCAGCAGGCCCAGCAGACTGCACTCAAGCAGGCTGGGCAGAACGCGTCGCAGCAGGCTCACATACTCGCGTCAGCCATGGGCGTCAGCATCACCGGCGTCGCCTCTGCGACGTCTAGCCCCACATATACCTCGCCGGTCTACTTCGCCGCGGTATCGGCGCTGGCAGCGGCAACACCGATAGTTTCGCCTCAGTCACTGACAGTCACCGCAATGGTTCAGGCTGTCTACTCAATCGGCTGA
- a CDS encoding V-type ATP synthase subunit F: MKVVAVGGKAFVTGFVLSGVNGEYATSSSEALQKIERLVKDPDVGLIMVSDDVAKPIRDQLTTVRTKKAVPLIYEVPGPGSKAEKVEYRAMLRSILGV; the protein is encoded by the coding sequence ATGAAAGTGGTCGCTGTCGGCGGCAAGGCGTTCGTAACCGGCTTCGTGCTCTCTGGGGTCAACGGCGAGTACGCCACGTCATCAAGCGAGGCGCTTCAGAAGATCGAGAGGCTCGTCAAAGACCCGGACGTTGGCCTGATCATGGTGAGTGACGACGTGGCGAAGCCAATCAGAGACCAGCTGACGACCGTGAGGACGAAAAAGGCGGTGCCGCTCATCTACGAGGTGCCGGGACCCGGCAGCAAGGCGGAGAAGGTCGAGTACAGGGCGATGCTGAGGTCGATTCTGGGAGTCTGA
- a CDS encoding transcription factor: protein MKMDNRQARRMMEKMGINMKEIPNVEEVVIRTSDKEMHIKNASVSEVNAQGNRVFQVMGEVEEVEVEKESFNEEDILLVQQQANVPREKAVAALEESDGEVARAILKLTS from the coding sequence ATGAAGATGGACAACAGGCAGGCCCGAAGGATGATGGAGAAGATGGGCATCAACATGAAGGAGATACCAAACGTCGAGGAGGTAGTGATCCGCACGTCCGACAAAGAGATGCACATCAAGAACGCGTCAGTCTCCGAAGTGAACGCCCAGGGAAACAGGGTCTTCCAGGTGATGGGCGAGGTGGAGGAGGTAGAGGTGGAGAAGGAGTCCTTCAACGAGGAGGACATCCTTCTCGTCCAGCAGCAGGCAAACGTCCCGAGGGAGAAGGCTGTGGCCGCGCTCGAGGAGTCCGACGGAGAGGTCGCCAGGGCAATCCTGAAATTGACTTCATAG
- the hflX gene encoding GTPase HflX, producing the protein MTRALLIHYPDKYVAEEARALAEAAGYEPVAALTQKYLERAKYGVGEGKAEEAARLVRESGVEMVLFDGRLNASQTYNLAKLCKVEVKDREKLILEIFAKRASTAEAKLQVELAELKYELPRARDKVRMAKAEEQPGFFGLGKYEVDVYVRMMKRRMATLKKKVDEVSGRRDLLKYRRERTGYRTVAIAGYTGAGKTTLFNRITGEAKQVDAGVFTTLSPTTRGIYIGKERVLFSDTVGFINRLPTFLIEAFKSTLEEVSYATLVLLLVDASQPLEKMTTAYNSCVETLAELGVPETRILTAMNKADLVGDEELGEKMWSTGVKDACIVSAATGRGFQELLGGIASRLYSRLEGEVWGVVEQS; encoded by the coding sequence ATGACCCGCGCGCTGCTGATTCACTACCCAGACAAGTACGTGGCAGAGGAGGCGCGTGCGCTTGCCGAGGCGGCCGGATACGAGCCGGTGGCTGCGCTTACCCAGAAGTATCTGGAACGCGCGAAGTATGGTGTAGGGGAAGGAAAGGCGGAGGAGGCGGCCCGACTTGTCAGAGAATCGGGTGTCGAGATGGTCCTGTTCGACGGCAGGCTCAACGCATCGCAGACCTACAACCTCGCCAAGCTCTGCAAGGTCGAGGTGAAGGACAGGGAGAAGTTGATACTCGAGATCTTCGCAAAGAGGGCATCGACCGCTGAGGCGAAACTCCAGGTGGAGCTGGCGGAGTTGAAGTACGAGCTGCCCAGGGCGCGGGACAAAGTTCGCATGGCGAAAGCGGAGGAGCAGCCGGGCTTCTTCGGCCTCGGCAAGTACGAGGTAGACGTCTACGTCAGGATGATGAAGAGGAGGATGGCGACCCTCAAGAAGAAGGTCGACGAAGTGAGCGGCCGACGGGACCTGCTGAAGTACCGCAGGGAGAGGACTGGCTACCGCACCGTGGCGATAGCAGGATACACCGGTGCGGGCAAGACAACGCTGTTCAACAGGATCACCGGCGAGGCCAAGCAAGTGGACGCGGGCGTCTTCACGACCCTGAGCCCGACGACGAGGGGCATCTACATTGGGAAGGAGAGGGTTCTCTTCTCAGACACTGTTGGTTTCATCAATAGGCTGCCCACATTTCTGATCGAGGCTTTCAAGTCGACACTCGAGGAGGTGTCGTACGCGACCCTAGTCTTGCTCCTCGTCGATGCCAGCCAGCCGCTTGAGAAGATGACAACTGCATACAACAGTTGCGTGGAGACGCTGGCAGAGCTGGGCGTTCCAGAGACGAGGATCCTCACGGCGATGAACAAGGCCGACCTGGTGGGCGACGAAGAACTGGGGGAGAAGATGTGGAGCACAGGGGTGAAGGACGCGTGCATCGTCTCCGCAGCGACTGGGAGGGGATTCCAAGAGCTTCTCGGCGGGATAGCCTCAAGGCTGTACAGCCGACTGGAAGGGGAGGTATGGGGCGTAGTTGAGCAGAGCTGA
- a CDS encoding tRNA (cytidine(56)-2'-O)-methyltransferase has product MSRAEKSIKVLRVGQRYVRDDRTLTHLCLVSRALGAEAIFLDDVEKDILGTVEEVNKTWGGKFEVVVGRPWKSVLGEAKREGRKVVHLTMYGLPLQEKIAELRGLDRLLIVVGGPKVPGQVYHSADYNIAVTSQPHSEIAALAITLHEVQSGEELKRNFGKSKLRIVPSAGGKRVIEN; this is encoded by the coding sequence TTGAGCAGAGCTGAGAAAAGCATTAAGGTCCTGAGGGTGGGGCAGAGGTATGTGAGGGACGACAGGACGTTGACTCACCTCTGCCTTGTCTCGAGGGCGCTCGGCGCTGAGGCCATCTTCCTCGACGATGTCGAGAAGGACATCCTGGGCACCGTTGAAGAAGTGAACAAGACGTGGGGCGGCAAGTTCGAGGTGGTCGTCGGAAGGCCATGGAAGAGTGTGCTTGGGGAGGCCAAGCGAGAGGGTAGAAAGGTGGTGCATCTTACGATGTACGGGCTCCCGCTCCAGGAGAAGATTGCGGAGCTGAGGGGCCTCGACAGGTTGCTCATCGTGGTAGGAGGGCCGAAGGTGCCAGGTCAGGTCTACCACTCGGCGGACTACAACATCGCGGTGACGTCGCAGCCCCACTCGGAGATAGCTGCCCTCGCAATTACTCTGCATGAGGTTCAGAGTGGAGAAGAGCTTAAGAGGAACTTTGGCAAAAGCAAACTACGAATAGTCCCCTCGGCTGGGGGCAAGAGAGTTATCGAGAATTGA
- a CDS encoding transcription factor, with product MKIEYEDTFVKVAGLIGGQDYVRVARALLNNENATDEEIASATGLKIKTVRKALYYLFGRSLITGVRVRDPKRGWFVYRWKAQRDQTDGFIQTQRKKVLNRLKQRLDYEETHEFYHCGTPTCQTRTFEDAMESFFKCPTCSKPLNRLNNAELKSALKWKVGQLEEELAK from the coding sequence TTGAAGATAGAGTACGAGGACACTTTCGTCAAGGTCGCTGGCCTCATTGGGGGACAGGATTACGTGAGGGTGGCGAGGGCGCTCCTCAACAACGAGAACGCTACGGACGAGGAGATAGCGTCAGCGACTGGGCTGAAGATCAAGACAGTCAGGAAGGCGCTCTACTACCTGTTCGGGAGGAGCCTGATCACCGGAGTGAGGGTGAGAGACCCCAAGAGGGGCTGGTTCGTCTACAGGTGGAAGGCCCAGAGGGACCAGACCGACGGCTTCATCCAGACCCAGAGAAAGAAGGTCCTGAACAGGCTGAAGCAGAGGCTCGACTACGAGGAGACGCACGAGTTCTACCACTGCGGAACGCCCACGTGCCAGACGAGGACCTTCGAGGATGCGATGGAGAGTTTCTTCAAGTGCCCCACCTGCTCGAAGCCGCTCAACAGACTGAACAACGCAGAGCTGAAGTCGGCCCTGAAGTGGAAGGTAGGGCAGCTCGAAGAGGAGCTCGCCAAGTGA
- a CDS encoding HDIG domain-containing protein codes for MIPSEGDALALHKKHGSSERVVRHCQAVARVAKMLADGFERKGVGVDTKAVVVAALLHDLGRSRIQTVRHGVEGAGIIEREGVDRKVVEIVRKHVGAGLSPDEAKALGLPDLDYIPRTLEERIVCFADKMVDSETVRPFEGEVRRFTVKKHDVRRLLALEKGLRDELGQDPGKLVLDKVKESH; via the coding sequence GTGATTCCCTCCGAGGGGGATGCGCTGGCGCTACACAAGAAGCACGGAAGCAGCGAGAGGGTAGTCAGGCACTGCCAGGCAGTAGCCAGGGTCGCGAAGATGCTGGCTGACGGGTTCGAGAGAAAAGGCGTCGGGGTAGACACCAAGGCAGTAGTCGTCGCTGCTCTCCTGCACGACTTGGGGCGGTCACGGATTCAGACGGTGAGGCATGGCGTAGAGGGGGCCGGGATAATCGAGCGCGAAGGCGTGGACAGGAAGGTAGTGGAGATTGTCAGGAAACACGTGGGTGCCGGCCTCTCCCCGGATGAGGCCAAGGCGCTGGGCCTGCCCGACCTAGACTACATCCCCAGGACGCTGGAGGAGCGGATAGTGTGCTTCGCCGACAAGATGGTCGACTCCGAAACTGTCAGGCCGTTCGAGGGAGAGGTGCGGAGGTTCACTGTCAAGAAGCACGACGTGCGGAGGCTCCTCGCGTTGGAGAAAGGATTGAGAGACGAGCTGGGCCAGGATCCGGGCAAGCTCGTTCTGGATAAGGTTAAAGAATCTCATTAG
- a CDS encoding LAGLIDADG family homing endonuclease produces MAEQEAWLAGLIDGEGCFTLSIYRQHERALRFDLVFSISMKEGAWFPFVTAVLRKHRIPFSTRRRKNQVEVRVQGHSTVKRLIAIVLPYLVVKRPLASKLLHFPTAPARNRFVAIDESYVRRICETVDFVREFNSGKNRKHKWNSKTIGDFYGIR; encoded by the coding sequence TTGGCGGAACAAGAGGCGTGGCTTGCGGGGCTGATTGACGGGGAAGGTTGCTTCACTCTCTCGATATACCGTCAACACGAACGCGCATTGAGGTTTGACCTTGTCTTTTCTATTTCGATGAAAGAAGGAGCTTGGTTCCCTTTTGTGACAGCCGTCTTGAGGAAACACAGGATACCCTTTAGCACAAGGCGACGGAAGAACCAAGTGGAGGTTCGCGTTCAAGGCCATTCGACAGTCAAGAGACTGATTGCAATTGTGTTGCCGTATCTTGTGGTCAAGCGCCCACTGGCAAGCAAGCTCCTCCATTTTCCCACGGCACCTGCGAGAAACAGGTTTGTGGCGATTGACGAATCATACGTAAGAAGAATCTGCGAGACTGTCGATTTTGTACGGGAATTCAATAGTGGGAAGAACCGGAAACACAAATGGAATAGCAAGACTATCGGCGACTTCTACGGCATTAGGTAG
- a CDS encoding arginase family protein, whose product MRDVSIVGLPLYTLARYGGMGRSATALRRAGLSPALGGAVRDEGDAGIPKLEGDSLEGGMKNFGHFMRASETITAKVGELGEPDMLVCLGGECSLTVGALAGLAETHAGKPGMLWIDTHGDFNTPKTSPSGYIGGMCLAIACGRGPTLGEKVESRRPLLQEDRLVHLGSRALDPPELEMMRASPMGLYTMKKVNLMGATEAARQAAKRLSDAADWLVCHLDVDVLDPAVMPAVNYPTPGGMTVNQAVAVVKAMRNTGKLKVLDIAAYNADFDRDGSSAKTIVKMLKETFA is encoded by the coding sequence ATGAGGGACGTCTCAATTGTCGGGCTGCCGCTCTACACCCTCGCGAGGTACGGCGGCATGGGGCGCTCCGCAACGGCTCTCAGACGGGCTGGGCTGTCGCCTGCGCTGGGTGGGGCTGTAAGGGACGAAGGGGACGCGGGAATCCCGAAGCTGGAAGGTGACTCGCTGGAAGGTGGGATGAAGAACTTCGGGCATTTCATGCGCGCATCAGAGACAATCACCGCCAAGGTTGGAGAGCTAGGAGAGCCGGACATGCTGGTCTGCTTGGGTGGCGAGTGCTCACTCACGGTCGGGGCCCTAGCTGGTCTGGCCGAGACTCACGCAGGGAAGCCTGGCATGCTCTGGATTGACACTCATGGCGACTTCAACACTCCGAAGACATCGCCTTCAGGATACATCGGCGGGATGTGCCTAGCCATCGCGTGCGGAAGGGGTCCCACCCTCGGTGAGAAGGTCGAGAGCCGAAGACCCTTGCTGCAGGAGGACCGACTGGTCCACCTTGGATCTAGGGCTCTTGACCCGCCCGAGCTGGAGATGATGAGGGCGTCGCCGATGGGACTGTACACAATGAAGAAGGTGAACCTGATGGGAGCGACAGAAGCCGCTAGGCAGGCGGCAAAACGTCTATCAGATGCTGCGGACTGGCTCGTCTGTCACCTCGACGTGGACGTTCTCGACCCTGCAGTCATGCCTGCTGTGAACTACCCGACCCCAGGGGGGATGACAGTCAATCAGGCGGTGGCCGTCGTCAAGGCCATGCGCAACACTGGAAAGTTGAAGGTCCTGGACATCGCAGCTTACAACGCAGACTTCGACCGCGACGGCTCGTCTGCGAAGACCATCGTCAAAATGCTGAAAGAAACATTCGCGTGA
- a CDS encoding PLP-dependent aspartate aminotransferase family protein encodes MTRDSTKSVHEAEPIDEASGSIVTPIYQVATFGFSKAEDVSKAVHGKSGRYVYTRWDNPTTSRLERKLASFEHAEDSAFFSSGMAAISTSVLAFVKKGDHVVAIRDLYGETFKLMNGTLPRYGVDTTLVDTTDFQKMERAVKRNTKLVYIESPTNPTLKLVDISRAAKLAHAAGALLLIDNTFASPINQKPLELGADISLHSATKYLNGHADVVAGAAAGGKEKIGAVKMMRRTLGGTLDPHAAWLILRGMKTMALRVKASNENAQALAEFLSRHRKVKTVHYPGLKTHPQYGLAKRQMRGFGGMMSFELKGNLRDAMRFTERLRIPYLAASLGGVETLVSQPAVLSHHQLTPAQRAKTGIPPTLIRLSVGIEDKEDLIKDFERALASV; translated from the coding sequence TTGACCAGAGACTCGACCAAGTCTGTCCATGAAGCTGAGCCGATTGACGAGGCTTCTGGGTCAATTGTCACCCCCATCTACCAAGTGGCCACGTTCGGGTTCTCCAAGGCAGAGGACGTCTCGAAAGCGGTGCACGGTAAGAGCGGCAGGTACGTCTATACGCGCTGGGACAACCCGACCACCTCAAGGCTGGAGCGGAAGCTCGCATCCTTCGAGCACGCCGAGGACTCGGCTTTCTTCTCCTCGGGGATGGCTGCAATCTCGACCTCGGTTCTGGCGTTCGTCAAGAAGGGAGACCACGTTGTGGCAATCCGAGACCTCTACGGAGAGACGTTCAAGCTGATGAACGGGACACTGCCCAGGTACGGGGTCGACACAACGCTCGTAGACACGACCGACTTTCAGAAGATGGAACGCGCGGTGAAGAGGAACACGAAGCTCGTCTACATCGAGAGCCCAACCAATCCGACGCTGAAGCTCGTCGACATCTCGAGGGCGGCGAAGCTGGCCCACGCCGCAGGCGCGCTGCTTCTGATCGACAACACGTTCGCGTCGCCAATCAACCAGAAGCCGCTGGAGCTCGGCGCCGACATCTCCCTCCACAGCGCGACGAAGTACCTGAACGGCCATGCAGACGTCGTTGCAGGCGCTGCGGCCGGGGGCAAGGAGAAAATCGGGGCAGTGAAGATGATGCGGAGGACGCTCGGCGGGACGCTCGACCCCCATGCCGCGTGGCTGATTCTGAGGGGAATGAAGACGATGGCTCTGAGAGTGAAGGCCTCGAACGAGAACGCCCAGGCGCTGGCCGAGTTCCTCTCGAGGCACAGGAAGGTGAAGACCGTGCACTACCCTGGGTTGAAGACGCACCCTCAGTATGGACTTGCGAAGAGGCAAATGCGCGGCTTCGGCGGGATGATGAGCTTCGAGCTGAAAGGCAACCTCCGGGACGCGATGAGATTCACGGAGAGGCTGAGGATACCCTACCTCGCTGCGAGCCTGGGTGGAGTGGAGACGCTCGTCTCCCAGCCAGCTGTGCTCAGCCACCACCAACTGACCCCCGCCCAGAGGGCCAAGACGGGCATCCCGCCGACTCTGATTCGCCTTTCGGTCGGGATAGAGGACAAGGAGGACTTGATCAAGGACTTCGAGCGAGCGCTGGCGTCGGTATGA
- a CDS encoding tRNA(Ile)(2)-agmatinylcytidine synthase: MKCFVGLDDTDSSAGYCTTYLAYRIAADLRDDLRVLPYPRLVRLNPNIPFKTRGNAAVCLSIETADSERAFRRICSKVSELSDVDGGANSGVVFLDDLGSIKPFEGLYLDALCGLVNVHRVEKLLREFGVRTMTLGNGMGLVGAASSLGFDERFDHTYELISYRLKEFWGKPRAVDAQSVKEMDRLTYPRTFNNYDYQKRKVLIAPHGPDPVFVGIRGDSPETVVSAFEMIRKGEELDGHMVYLSNQHTEAHLARELDWKVFSSGWVVGNVEDLEVGQGGHLYFTLRTGDKRRHCAVYEPTGDLRRAAKLLRQGDEVKAYGGVRRATSLHPKVLNVERIDVLSLASDRGERTLVTGSYVASPRANRHLSKPLIRYGNEVAGKPSKAVADWLRFNSVIPTPALARSP; encoded by the coding sequence TTGAAATGCTTCGTCGGCCTCGACGACACAGACTCTTCCGCTGGCTATTGCACCACCTACCTCGCGTACAGAATCGCCGCCGACCTCCGGGACGACCTCAGGGTCCTGCCGTACCCGAGACTCGTGCGGCTGAACCCCAACATCCCTTTCAAGACCAGGGGCAACGCGGCCGTCTGCCTGTCGATTGAGACAGCCGACTCCGAACGTGCATTTCGGCGCATCTGTTCCAAGGTTTCCGAACTCTCCGACGTGGACGGCGGGGCCAACTCTGGTGTCGTCTTCCTCGATGACCTAGGGTCCATCAAACCGTTCGAAGGGCTCTACCTCGACGCGCTCTGCGGCTTGGTGAACGTCCACAGAGTCGAGAAGCTCCTGCGCGAATTCGGCGTGCGAACGATGACGCTCGGGAACGGCATGGGTTTGGTAGGTGCGGCGTCATCGCTTGGCTTTGACGAGCGCTTCGACCACACCTACGAGCTGATTTCTTACAGGCTGAAGGAATTCTGGGGAAAGCCGAGGGCTGTCGACGCGCAGTCTGTGAAGGAGATGGACCGACTGACCTATCCGCGAACTTTCAACAACTATGACTATCAGAAGCGGAAGGTGCTGATTGCCCCGCACGGTCCTGACCCCGTCTTCGTAGGAATCCGCGGCGACTCGCCTGAGACTGTCGTGAGCGCCTTCGAGATGATTCGGAAAGGGGAGGAACTGGACGGCCACATGGTCTACCTGTCAAACCAGCACACCGAAGCCCACCTTGCGCGTGAGCTCGACTGGAAGGTCTTCTCATCCGGCTGGGTCGTCGGGAACGTCGAGGACCTCGAGGTGGGGCAAGGGGGGCACCTCTACTTCACCCTCCGCACTGGGGATAAGAGACGCCACTGCGCCGTTTACGAGCCGACTGGGGACCTGCGCAGAGCGGCGAAGCTTCTGCGCCAGGGGGACGAGGTCAAGGCCTACGGGGGCGTGAGGCGCGCCACCTCGCTCCACCCCAAGGTGCTCAACGTCGAGAGAATCGACGTGCTTTCACTGGCGTCCGACAGAGGGGAAAGGACACTCGTCACAGGTTCGTACGTCGCCTCTCCGAGGGCGAACAGGCACCTGTCGAAGCCGCTGATTCGCTACGGGAACGAGGTCGCGGGAAAGCCCTCGAAAGCGGTAGCCGACTGGCTTCGTTTCAACTCCGTCATACCGACGCCAGCGCTCGCTCGAAGTCCTTGA